ATCAGCCACTTGTCCATCGCCAGCAGCCGGGTGGAGCTGGTGGAGGCCAAGTCCATTGACGTCTCCATTCAGAACGTGTCTGTGGTCTTCAAGGGGACCCTGAAGTATGGCTACACCACTGCCTGGGGGTAAGCATTCCTGTCAGCTGATGCCTTATGCCCTGGCCCTCTCTGGGCTGGAGAGCTGAATGAGAGTCCTGGGTCCTTGGCTCTTTCCAGGCTGGGCATTGATCAGTCCATTGACTTCGAGATCGACTCTGCCATTGACCTCCAGATCAACACACAACTGAGTATGTGTACAGCATCCTCTGGGGAGGTGGGAGCTGGACTCCAGGGCTTGTCCTCAGCAGAGCGGGAGGTTATGCAGGCAGAGGGTTCTGGGGCCACCAAAGGAAGCCTGGCCTGGGACgtttgcagggctggggagccAAGAGCAGGCCAAGCTCTTGGCTGGCCTGGGCAGCATGTGGATACCATCCAATAGTGGAGGCTGCCCTGAGGTCGTGTTGGGTCTCCCTGCAGCCTGTGACTCTGGTAGAGTGAGGACTGATGCCCCTGACTGCTACCTGTCTTTCCATAAGCTGCTCCTGCATCTCCAAGGGGAGCGAGAGTAAGTACACCACCCTGTGGCCCCCATTCCTGCTTGTGCCCATCCTGTTAGCATGTCCACGGCCCCCTCCAGGCTCAACCCCACACAGGGCATGCTTGTGGGTGGCCAAACCTGGGGGTAGCAATACCTTCAGTGGGGTCACTTCCTACCCCTTCCCATCAATACACCCTCAAAGGCTGGAAAAAGCAATAACCAACAGCTAATAACTAACAGCTACTAAGAACTTGCTGTGTGCAAAGCACTATTCCAAGCCCTTttcatgaattaatttattttgtccTTAAAACCAACCCTAGGATAGAGGTTCGGTTATCATCCCCTTTTTATATATGGgtaaactgagtcacagagaggttaGAAAGGGAAAGCTCGTATCTACAGAGTGCATCCTACATCCTAAGGACCACACTAACTCACAGATAAAACTCCAGCCAAGCTAAGTAACTTGCCGAGGACACACAGCTCGCCACTGAGTGGTGGGagtaggatttgaacccagcatTCTCTGACCCCAGAAGCTGAGTTCCTAGACACTTTACTCTCCTGCTTCCCGGGGTGGGGCTTTTTGTCTTGGCCAATACCCTCTGTCAAGGAGCTGTGGGTAACCCCATTGCACAGAGGAAGATAACGAGGTTTGGAGAGACCCTAGTCACGTAACCAATGccaaacctggaaggcagaagggaaCTGGTAGGTAGGGTCTGGAGAGGAACCCTCTATTCAGGCCATTTTCTGCCTCTGGAGCAGATGGACACATGTGTGAATTTGGACTCCAGACACGTTCTCATGTATGTGACAGGTGTGAGCGTCACAGGAGCTGGGCCCCTCCCAAGGAATTCTGGGATGGTGCCACAGTTAATTCTTGGGTCTGAGGCTCCATGTTCTCAGCTGCAAAATGGGGGTGATAATTCTTACTTCCTGAGCTACACGAATCAGGGCCAGCAGAGCCCTGAATGGTGCCTGCTACACAGTAGGCGCTCCATGGATGCACAGGACTGGTCAGGGGCTTATTGTGGTGCTTGCTGCCCTCAGGCCCGGGTGGATCAAGCAGCTGTTCACAAACTTCATCTCCTTCACCCTGAAGCTGGTCCTGAAGGGACAGGTGAGTGGGGCTGGCTGACTCCCTGTGGTCCAGGGCCATGCCCGGGAGGCTGGAGCCCTTTCTCCCCTGCCCTTCCCTGAGAAGGTGCCACTCCCACCTTTCCCACGTGGCCAGTCCCCTGTGCCAGTTCCCAGCACTGCCACCAACACGCAGCTGGAAGGAGGCACTGCCTTGCCCCTCCTCTGGCCTCCTTTCCTCCCTGGAAAGCACCTGCTCTGTCTGCCCCAGATCTGCAAAGAGATCAACGTCATCTCCAACATCATGGCTGATTTTGTCCAGACAAGGGCTGGTGAGTGTGTTTCTGTCTGCATGCCTCAGAAGACAGCGGTGGGAGCCAGAAAGCCATCTGTTGCACTACATGGCCTTGGGACCATCACTTCTCCTGTCTAGGTCCCGTGGGCTCTGTCTGGCTCTGACACTTGATGATTAGTTACGGGCAGGCTTTGGCAAATCTCTGCCCCTTTGGGCTGCAGCCTCAcaagctgtgtgacattgggcaagtcacttaatctctctgaatctcagtctcTTCATTGACAAAAATGGGGCGATAATAGCATCTACCCCACAATGTGGCTGTGAGAATTGAGTGggaaaaaatgtatgtaaaataagaTAGTGCCTTGTACCTCACACCTGGCTCATTCTGAACCCTTATTATTATGATCGCTATTATCATCACCCAACACCCTGAACCTTGCAGTCACCAACATTTCAAGTAGAGAAAACATCTGATGAAAGATAACGAGGaagaaagcagtgtggagatcaGGAACTCCCCGCCCTTCTGGgacccttccctcccctcccatcaGGCCTCGGGTTAAGGGAGCCCTCCCACCAGGCTGTGCAGTGTAGAAGAAACTACTCAGGACCCAGTTTCATCCTCTGTCCCGTGGGGACGCCCCTGGTCATGGAGAGGGACGCCAGATAAGAGAAGAAGGTGGTCTGAGAAGTGGGAAGCACTGTCCTGTGCCAATCATAATAAGAGTAATAGCCATCGTTTGCTGAACGATGCCCTGAATGGTACCctgcacacagtagatgctccgTCATGCCCAGGACTGCTGCATACCAAACACTTGTATTAGCTATggaatcctcacaaccacctgGCAAGGGAGGTACCGCTAACCCCCATTCCactgaggaagaaatagaaatttctgGAGATGAGAGGACCCCCTTCCCCCCACTAGGAAGTGGAAGCAGAATTTGAACCTTGGCCCTCCAATAACTCTTAAGCCCCCGCTCCCAGCTATTGTGCTGTGCTGTAAGGCCTCCCGCTGTGCGCCTCACCTGTGGAGAGGGAGGTGGCCGGCCTGCTCCTTATaccctggcacacagtaggtgctcagtaaacagaGGCAGTGAGGGAACAGTGGAACTCCAGGTGAGGGGGTCCTCTGGGCCACTGTGGGGTATCAGGTGGGGAGGCTCCAGGCAGCCTCAGGCCCGTGGCAGGCATCCTAGGCTCCTGCCAAGGCACAGATGAGCAATGCAGGAAGGGCTGAGCACAGTTCTGTCTCCTTGAGTGGCCaatcccttcctccccttccctcccctctacTCCTATGGGTGCATACACCTAGATGGAACCTTGTCTGTCTCTCTGGGATCCCTATGCCGGTAGCTGTGCCGTCAATGGGAATGTGGGTGGGCAAAGCTAACAGGAAGGGAAAGTGAGGTAGGAGTCTCTGGACTGGCCCAGGCAGCCACAGAATTCAGAGGGGGCTGGGAGGTCGGAGGGGCTGTTTCATGGGGATGTGGCTCTTGATGCAGGTtcgagggaggaggaagggagggggactTATGCTGCCATCTGTGCTCCATCCCTCACATTGGTTCTGCACCAGGGGTTGGAAACTCTAGCTAGTGGGTCAAATGTGTCTGGCTGCCTACTTTTGTGAATACAATTGTATTGGAATGGAGCCATGCCCACTGGCATGCATATTGTCCGTGGTTGCTTTTGCATTACAGCGGCAGAGCAGATGATTGCAATGGAGACCACATAcgctgcaaagcctaaaatatttattgtctggTTCTTTATAGAAAAAATCTGCTACCCACTGTTCTGGACTATAGAACTCAGGACAGACAGGTGATTAAGTCCAGGAGGACTCCAAGATTCTCCTGGAGAAGTAGATCAGGATAAAAGATAATTGGATTGCTCACATGGCTGGGCACTCATCCACGTTTACACAGCCTAGCTCATTGGAGATGAGGACACGGATGCTGAGCGAGGTCAGGGCCCTGCCCTGTCCTCTGCAGTACAGAGCAGAGCTGGGTTTCAGCCCAAGTCTTGGACTCTAAGTGCCATGCTCTGAACCAGCCTTCTAGAAGGGCTCTACCTACCCAGACAGACAGACTTGGGAAAAAAGAGCATGAAAAAGTGCCACACCCCTCCCCGCACACCCAGGTCCCACTTTACAGAGGGGAACACTGAGGCTGGAGGCTTGGGCAGCTGTGTGGATGCAGGGGAGCGGTGACTCAGGGCGGTTCCCCCATCCTAAGGCCTCGCCTTGATCTTTTCCTCCTGCAGCCAGTATCCTTTCAGATGGAGACATCGGGGTGGACATTTCCCTGACAGGTGATCCCATCATTACAGCCTCCTACCTGGAGTCCCATCACAAGGTAGGAGTtgtgggagggtggggcagggcccAGCTTCCCCAGGGGAGTTGGTCCTTTCCTGTGCTCTGACAACCCCGTCCCCCAGCTTCAACCTCATGGCAGCCAAGAGTCCTGGGGTGCTCCTCTGCATTCCTGATGCTGTGAGGTGGGCAGGCCACAGCGACGTGCTCCCGAGCCCTCTCTGCAGGCACCAGGGCTCCCCACTACAAGGATCCCAGCAAAGCACCAGCTTCTTCCTAGAGGACTTATTTGGCTTCTGTCATCCTCTACAGCAGTGGATTATGGCCCCTCCAGGGGTACTGACAAAAGCTTTGGAccctctaggccgggcgcggtggctcaagcctgtaatcccagcactttgggaggctgagacgggcggatcacgaggtcaggagatcgagaccatcctggctaacacggtgaaaccccgtctctactaaaaaatacaaaaaNNNNNNNNNNNNNNNNNNNNNNNNNNNNNNNNNNNNNNNNNNNNNNNNNNNNNNNNNNNNNNNNNNNNNNNNNNNNNNNNNNNNNNNNNNNNNNNNNNNNTAacaaagaaatccaaaataataGGTGCTTAAacacaatagacatttatttccctCTGTTGCGGTCTGAACATCTACAGTCCCAGGGGATCTGGAGGTTGCAGGGTGTCAGGCACACAGGCCCCTTCCACTGGGTTCTCAGCCAGCCCCAGGTGCGGCCTCATCCCAGGGTCCTGGCTGGCTGGCCTGACCACCACACCCACTCTGCTCACAGCCCATTGGCCTGAACTTGATCACAGGACCCCACCCTAGCTGTAAGGAAAGCTGAGGAATTTATTTCAGCTAAATATTGAGACCAGCTAAAAATTAAGTGGTACAGAATGGAGGGAGAGATGGGAGAAGATTTTAGGGCAGACCCAGCCATCTTTGTAATAGAGCCTCTCCCCAGAAAACTGAACCAAAGGATCATTTTGGAGGTTCATGGACACTCTTGAAGCCTGTTCACAACCCGTGGGCTGGATGATCTAGAGGGGTGGGGGACTGGGCAGCAGcttgttttcctgattttggcCTCCAGGAGCTGATGGTCAATGGACTGCCCTctgcagggcagggctggtgGTCAGCTGGGGCGGGGTGGGAGCTGGAGGTCCATGGTCACGAGCTGTCCTGACCAATGTTGTTACTTGAATATAACCCTGTGAAGGCGGGAACCACATCTGTCTGGTTCACTTCCCACCGTGTCTGAGACATAGTGGGCACTCTagaagtatttgttaaatgagtgaaaGCCCCGCTGGGGGAAACTGGGTGCAGCtctttcctcagtttccccatctgcactCTGGGCACTCTGCACTCTGGGGCTCCATTGTATTGGAATGGAGCCATGCCCACTGGCATGCGTATTGCCCGTGGTTGCTTTTGCATTACAGCGGCAGAGCAGATGATTGCAATGGAGACCACATAcgctgcaaagcctaaaatatttactatctggttctTTATAGAAAAAATCTGCTACCCACTGTTCTGGACTATAGAACTCAGGACAGACAGGTGATTAAGCCCAGGAGGATTCCAAGATTCTCCTGGAAGTAGATTAGGAAAAAAGATAATTAGATTGCTCACATGGCTGGGCACTCATCCACGTTTACACAGCCTAGCTCATTGGAGATGAGGACACGGATGCTGAGCGAGGTCAGGGCCCTGCCCTGTCCTCTGCAGTACAGAGCAGAGCTGGGTTTCAGCCCAAGTCTTGGACTCTAAGTGCCATGCTCTGAACCAGCCTTCTAGAAGGGCTCTACCTACCCAGACAGACAGACTTGGGAAAAAAGAGCATGAAAAAGTGCCACACCCCTCCCCGCACACCCAGATCCCACTCTGGGCTCCTCCCATCTCCCTGAAGCTGGACCTGAGCCCAACAGGGACACACGGGGTCCAGCCAGCGTCCTGGCTTCCTCCAGGGTTATTTCATCTATAAGAATGTCTCAGAGgacctccccctccccaccttctCTCCTGCACTGCTGGGGGACTCCCGCATGCTGTACTTCTGGTTCTCCGAGCAAGTCTTCCACTCCCTGGCCAAGGTAGCTTTCCAAGATGGCCGCCTCACGCTCAGCCTGATGGGAGATGAGTTCAAGGTGAGTGGATGGGGCTGCTAGGAAATCCAGATGgcatgtggtatgtgtgtgtgtgcacacgcatggggaggagggaggaaactCGGAAACTCGGTGGTGGGCAAAAGAACTAGGGACCACCTAAGCTGGAGCAATAGCAGTAAAGTCCAgactggctgcagtggctcacgcctgtaatcccaaacctttgggaggctgagacaggagggtccctggaggccaggagttcgagaccagtctgggcaatatagggagaccccggactctacaaaaataaaaatacgttTAAAAATCAGCTGTGCACAGTGGTGCATACGTATAGTCccaacttctcaggaggctgaggtgggaggatcacttgagcccaggaggttgaggctgcagtgagctatattggcaccactgtactccagtgtgggtgacagagtaggactccatctcaaaaaaaataatgaagttcaGCATTTATTGGAGTCAACTATGTGTTGCCAGAGAGACAAATAGATAGACAGAGTGATCAATAGATTTAGGTGTAGATATAACTTGGCACGTAGTAACTGTGCATTAGTCTTACATTTATTGCACAGTTACATTTGCTACACTTTGTCTTGTTGTACTCATCCTGTGAGATGAGTACTGTTACCTCTGTTTtgcaaacaaaaaaccacaaagcTCAGAGAAGGTAGGTGACTTACTGAAGATCACACAGCCTGTAAGAGGTGGtcccaaagcctgtgctcttcaCCTATACTGTGCTAGAGATGCTTAGGTAGTTTCCAGGGCATGCTTGCCATTGAactcatgaggaaactgagacccacagAGGGGAAGAGACTTGTGCAAGGTCACGCAGCCTGCGTGGGGCACAGTGGGGAGCAGAAACCAGGCCTCCAGCCGGGACGGGGGTTCCCTGCCCCACACCCTACCCGGAGCATCTCACATGTTGTCTGGGAGGTTGGGAGTTGCGTCTGAGGAGGAGTCCAGTCCTTGAAACTACACTTGGTCCCTGcaaagttttcttctgaggagtgGCCTTTACACCGTCCACCCGCCAACTTCCCCATCTCTTTTCAGGCAGTGCTGGAGACCTGGGGCTTCAACACCAACCAGGAAATCTTCCGGGAGGTAACTGCCCCTGCCCCTGTGTGGGATTTATCTCATGTACCCCAATCCTGCTCTGGCTTCAAGAGCCCCCACACAGCCAATGACAACACCAATGACAACAATTTTAACAGCGAACACAGCTCTT
The genomic region above belongs to Piliocolobus tephrosceles isolate RC106 chromosome 17, ASM277652v3, whole genome shotgun sequence and contains:
- the CETP gene encoding cholesteryl ester transfer protein, coding for MLAATVLTLALLGNVHACSKGTSHKAGIVCRITKPSLLVLNQETAKVIQTAFQRASYPNITGEKAMMLLGQVKYGLHNIQISHLSIASSRVELVEAKSIDVSIQNVSVVFKGTLKYGYTTAWGLGIDQSIDFEIDSAIDLQINTQLTCDSGRVRTDAPDCYLSFHKLLLHLQGEREPGWIKQLFTNFISFTLKLVLKGQICKEINVISNIMADFVQTRAASILSDGDIGVDISLTGDPIITASYLESHHKGYFIYKNVSEDLPLPTFSPALLGDSRMLYFWFSEQVFHSLAKVAFQDGRLTLSLMGDEFKAVLETWGFNTNQEIFREVVGGFLSQAQVTVHCLKMPKISCQNKGVVVNSLVMVKFLFPRPDQQHSVAYTFEEDITTTVQASYSKKKLFLSLLDFQITPKTVSNLTESSSESVQSFLQSMITTVGIPEVMSRLEAVFTALMNSKGLSLFDIINPEIITRDGFLLLQMDFGFPEHLLVDFLQSLS